One Ranitomeya imitator isolate aRanImi1 chromosome 1, aRanImi1.pri, whole genome shotgun sequence DNA window includes the following coding sequences:
- the LOC138657781 gene encoding olfactory receptor 5V1-like: MDFLILRLTDDSNIKVLLSITFLFMYVLTLMGNVAIILIIQLDKNLNTPMYFFLENLAFLDICYTSTTMPKMLETLIVDHRVLSFLSCAFQLYFFVAFVGTECVLLGVMSYDRFLAICHPLRYSTFMTKKVCIALAGISWFSGFINSVVHTTFTFRLHFCHSNRVSYYFCDIPPLLILSCDDTSVNEILLLTIGVFIGWTPFLCIIVSYVYIIVTLLKIKSSHGRHKSFSTCISHLAVVVLYYGSAIFNYVRPVSTYSMNKDKLISVLYSIVTPMLNPVIYTLKNQDVKKAIIRKMT, from the coding sequence ATGGATTTCCTTATACTGAGATTGACAGATGACTCCAACATAAAAGTTCTCTTGTCTATAACATTTCTTTTTATGTATGTGCTGACTCTTATGGGAAATGTGGCAATTATTTTGATCATACAGCTAGACAAGAATCTGAATACGCCAATGTATTTCTTCTTAGAAAACTTAGCCTTTTTGGATATCTGTTATACATCAACGACGATGCCTAAAATGCTAGAGACACTCATTGTTGACCATAGAGTTCTATCCTTTCTATCATGCGCATTTCAATTGTACTTCTTTGTCGCCTTTGTGGGCACTGAGTGTGTTTTGCTTGGTGTAATGTCTTATGACCGTTTCCTCGCTATATGTCATCCTCTTCGTTATTCTACGTTTATGACTAAAAAAGTGTGTATTGCTTTAGCTGGTATTTCATGGTTTAGTGGCTTTATTAATTCTGTTGTTCATACTACATTCACTTTTCGGCTACACTTTTGTCATTCCAACAGGGTCAGTTATTATTTCTGTGATATTCCACCACTTCTTATCTTATCGTGTGATGACACGTCTGTCAATGAGATCCTGTTACTCACCATAGGCGTTTTCATAGGATGGACGCCTTTTCTCTGTATTATTGTCTCATACGTATACATTATTGTAACCTTATTAAAAATTAAAAGTAGTCATGGAAGACACAAATCATTTTCAACCTGCATTTCTCATCTAGCAGTTGTAGTATTATATTATGGAAGTGCAATTTTCAATTATGTGAGACCTGTTTCCACCTACTCAATGAACAAGGACAAACTGATCTCGGTTTTATATAGTATTGTCACTCCAATGCTCAACCCAGTAATATACACTTTGAAGAATCAGGATGTCAAGAAAGCAATTATTCGAAAAATGACTTAA